From Coturnix japonica isolate 7356 chromosome 1, Coturnix japonica 2.1, whole genome shotgun sequence, the proteins below share one genomic window:
- the NUMA1 gene encoding nuclear mitotic apparatus protein 1 — MPLHSNRAAALLAWVSSTGLSPEPLRALSQLQDCAVFIRIINKIHRNEEGESILEQPLAERAAFVCGFLQKLCKHKSAAGNLVSVPKLLEGEELELAKVAVLLLYHSSMSSKSPRDWNELDYQLQVELAAILKFVLDHEESLSENLELFLQRRAPLSSPGASSSSTEQRSPGLPQPQVRFLELQKIASTSSSSINNMIPAAPASPVGDVLQTPQFQLRRLKKQLAIERENRDELEVELAENRKLITEKEAQITMMQHRIDRLALLNEKQTAEQLEPKEMEELRERNESLLVRLHEALKQCQDLKTEKGQMDRKINQLSEENGDLSFKLREIASHLVQLQDALNELSEEHNAALTQSQAKQAQLEGELRAALQEKKCLEEKVEILQGKISLLEEQLAKLGDCSTQEKGEVMGDVLKLEELKQEVSSLTAKGIELQASVLRLEEEKSQRDAALQAERSRFEVEKVQLSTHISNLQSSVSELHLAKEKLEQELRAQEARLTAQADALTAEVGKLSGFLQQREQEAAGLRLQAEQERVQAEELRRRDVASQEAVSELSRRLEQLGASLKHREEELARVTQEAEGKARQLGAECEKAAQERDAALQQLQHLQQAKETQLVALSSQLQSLEAASKASAVEMQQEKAELNEKVQELQAHVLELSAQCQQSSAQAGSAETLRAQLREMEGKLKESQQKLADKEKVAKENTRLQERLLFLEESVRNTEGILEDEKRRAAESLEGNLARIAELEAEKQQLVQRGEQALQERGEELARRQELEARLQRVAEEHREETAALQQQLAQVAKGEEGERGRMEKRLQELSREHGQACQQLQAEQKRVAELEARMARMASEQQEQLGALQAQLASAKEKEGEEQKLVSAERAVKLEAEVRKASEALEAISKELQQERMKCKELEAMATQEASEAARLSAALQEAAQKHGQELARCEEEAKRLQKELEDARAECAAEKARKAELEVQLQNSINEQRVERSVHQQELARSMELMEEKEGELDELRLKNVSRGEELRDLQKTVSKLKGELASVEAVKERASKMDSELQGFLEAARSRDAEVESIKAAYAKETSLKNLEEKIRHREQESGSSQDLYQEKLKEAQMLSAEVERLEQKCREQQDAIAGLEKAVAEGRAAASQQQQVELEVARREAAQHRDMAAELQRMLEASRSAQALQDGAMENLRKELQDKSKELALSRTAAAAAEKEAASLRAAAQEKGQQEEGWKEQLSQCIQELERKNSLLGSLEHEVSILHRQLSEKEAESKELKRLIVAEAEKSKKLEERLRVLQTEMATAASRAAERCSLMKVEVQRCQEEMEKQRMTIEALKRDRHCQSEREEELRQEVKVCQDKCFQKEQLLSSLQQELGSAQALAGEVVPLKHLCQQLQAERASLESKHRDDLEQRAKASNALQAELARARMEAAELPALRDKAAEQERALQRLQKEAASSSERLAALQAANSRMEEENRALSESLSRGQQRVDAELGQEREKHTRELERVRMEAEKATANSRKEAEEAARKLEVMSNKYENAKGKVLEERQKFQEEKQKLVAQVEQLEGFQREQAKQVTHTHSISCLNGDGVLWVGMLRVLWVLSAMGGDAQGAMGAQCYGWGCSGCFAVGLGVVLTHSLPWQVLEGELQSEATRQQEKVAELQELLAQKEQAAEHYKAQMEKAKTHYDAKKQQNLELAEKLQAMEQLQQENKELRTESERLNKELQQSAMRAQQAELSCRELSTRVQGMEEQVGTGTIRPPHYTDPPPPIIQPPFIIQTPPLYRPTPPHYPVEELNKKLAQHEKTTRSQQQRVKQGEEWGDINSTMSKKEPAMEEPGAADSSFTSLVSDQPHVAARSRSRLRSARSARSLASFSSQDSLSKLDSSSPQDPSGHAALLSLPGYRPATRSALRRSQAGSSSSLGRSSIYLGTCQDEPEQLDDWSRIAELQQRNRACPPHLKTCYPLENRPSDVLGTITDEEMKTGDPTETLRRASIQPSQLTEGGAARRRTTLGGGGWAHGGITTRQQRKRLSDESHQGPDTPEVRTDPQKDQGVM, encoded by the exons ATGCCGCTCCACAGCAACAGAGCTGCTGCGCTGCTGGCTTGG gtgagcagcactgggctgaGCCCGGAGCCGCTCCGTGCCCTGTCCCAGCTGCAGGACTGCGCCGTGTTCATCCGGATCATCAACAAGAT CCACAGGAATGAAGAAGGGGAGTCCATCCTGGAGCAGCCCCTTGCAGAGCGAGCAGCCTTCGTCTGTGGGTTCCTGCAGA agctgtgcaagCACAAATCGGCCGCGGGGAACCTGGTGTCGGTGCCGAAACTGCTGGAGGGAGAAGAGCTGGAGTTGGCCAAG GTggccgtgctgctgctgtacCACAGCTCCATGAGCAGCAAAAGCCCCCGGGACTGGAACGAGTTGGATTACCAGCTCCAG GTGGAGCTGGCCGCCATCCTCAAGTTCGTGCTGGACCACGAGGAGAGTCTGAGTGAGAACCTGGAGCTGTTCCTGCAGCGCAGGG CACCGCTGTCCTCGCCTGGcgcatccagcagcagcactgagcagcgCTCGCCGGGGCTCCCCCAGCCTCAGGTTCGCttcctggagctgcagaaaaTCGCCTCGAcctcctcctccagcatcaACAA CATgatccctgcagcaccagcatcaCCCGTGGGCGATGTCCTGCAGACCCCCCAGTTCCAGCTGCGGAGGTTGAAGAAGCAGCTGGCGATCGAGAGGGAGAACAGGGACGAGCTGGAGGTGGAGCTGGCAGAGAACCGTAAACTCATCACCGAGAAGG AGGCTCAGATCACCATGATGCAGCACCGCATCGACCGCTTGGCTCTGCTCAACGAGAAgcaaactgcagagcagctggagccCAAAGAGATGGAGGAGCTGAGGGAGAGGAACGAGAG CCTGCTGGTGCGCTTGCACGAGGCCCTGAAGCAATGCCAGGACTTGAAGACTGAGAAGGGCCAGATGGATCGCAAGATCAACCAGCTCTCGGAGGAGAACGGGGACCTGTCCTTCAAG CTGCGGGAGATCGCCAGCCACCTGGTGCAGCTGCAGGACGCCCTGAACGAGCTCTCAGAGGAGCACAACGCTGCGCTGACACAGTCCCAAGCCAAGCAGGCGCAGCTGGAGGGTGAACTGCGGGCTGCGCTGCAGGAAAAG AAATGCCTGGAAGAGAAGGTGGAGATCCTGCAGGGGAAGATTTCCCTGCTGGAAGAGCAGCTGGCCAAGCTGGGGGACTGCAGCAcgcaggagaaaggagaggtCATGGGCGACGTGCTGAAG CTGGAGGAGCTCAAGCAGGAGGTGTCCAGCCTCACTGCCAAAGGCATCGAGCTCCAGGCCTCCGTCCTGcggctggaggaggagaagagccAGCGGGACGCGGCCCTGCAGGCGGAGCGCAGCCGCTTCGAGGTGGAGAAGGTCCAGCTCAGCACCCACATCTCCAACCTGCAGAGCTCCGTCTCCGAGCTGCACCTGGCCAAGGAgaagctggagcaggagctgcggGCGCAGGAGGCTCGGCTGACGGCCCAGGCGGACGCACTGACGGCCGAGGTGGGCAAGCTGAGCGGGTTCCTGCAGCAGCGGGAGCAGGAGGCGGCTGGGCTGcggctgcaggcagagcaggagcgGGTGCAGGCGGAGGAGCTGCGGCGCCGGGACGTGGCCTCGCAGGAGGCTGTCAGTGAGCTGAGCCGGCgcctggagcagctgggagcCAGCCTGAAGCACAGGGAGGAGGAGCTGGCGCGGGTGACGCAGGAGGCGGAAGGGAAAGCCAGGCAGCTCGGGGCCGAGTGCGAGAAAGCTGCCCAGGAGAGGGATGcggccctgcagcagctgcagcacttgcAGCAAGCCAAGGAAACGCAGCTGGTGGCCCTGAGCAGCCAGCTGCAAAGCCTGGAGGCGGCCAGCAAAGCTTCAGCCGTGGAAATGCAGCAGGAGAAGGCTGAGCTGAATGAGAAGGTCCAAGAGCTGCAAGCCCACGTCCTTGAGCTCAGCGCGCagtgccagcagagctcagcacaagCTGGGAGCGCCGAGACGCTGCGAGCTCAGCTGCGGGAGATGGAGGGGAAGCTGAAGGAGAGCCAGCAGAAACTGGCCGACAAGGAGAAGGTGGCCAAGGAGAACACGCGCCTGCAGGAGCGGCTGCTCTTCCTGGAGGAGTCGGTGCGTAACACCGAGGGCATCCTGGAGGACGAGAAGAGGAGGGCGGCCGAGAGCCTGGAGGGGAACCTGGCCAGGATTGCGGAGCTGGAGGcggagaagcagcagctggtgcagcGTGGGGAGCAGGCCCTGCAGGAGCGAGGAGAGGAGCTGGCCCggaggcaggagctggaggcacGGCTGCAGCGGGTGGCGGAGGAGCACCGGGAGGAGACGGCAgcgctgcagcagcagctggcccaggtggccaagggggaggaaggagagcgCGGCAGGATGGAgaagaggctgcaggagctgagccgGGAGCACGGGCAAGCCTGCCAGCAACTGCAGGCCGAGCAGAAGAGGGTGGCGGAGCTGGAAGCCCGCATGGCACGCATGGCCAgcgagcagcaggagcagctgggggcCCTCCAGGCCCAGCTGGCCAGTGCTAAGGAGAAGGAAGGCGAGGAGCAGAAGCTGGTGAGCGCCGAGCGCGCGGTGAAGCTGGAGGCAGAGGTGAGGAAGGCGAGCGAAGCACTCGAGGCCATTTCCAAGGAGCTGCAACAGGAGAGGATGAAGTGCAAGGAGCTGGAGGCCATGGCCACGCAGGAGGCCAGCGAGGCGGCCCGGCTGAGcgcagcactgcaggaagcgGCACAGAAGCACGGGCAGGAATTGGCACGGTGTGAGGAGGAGGCGAAGCgcctgcagaaggagctggaggatgCCAGGGCTGAGTGTGCAGCTGAGAAAGCAcggaaggcagagctggaggtgcAGCTGCAGAACTCCATCAACGAGCAGCGCGTGGAGCGCTCGGTGCaccagcaggagctggcacGGTCcatggagctgatggaggagaaggagggtGAGCTGGACGAGCTGCGGCTGAAGAACGTCTCGCGGGGCGAGGAGCTGAGGGACCTGCAGAAGACGGTCAGCAAACTGAAAGGGGAGCTGGCCTCGGTGGAAGCGGTGAAAGAACGGGCGTCCAAGATGGACAGCGAGCTGCAGGGCTTCCTGGAGGCTGCCCGGAGCCGGGACGCTGAGGTGGAAAGCATCAAAGCGGCGTATGCCAAGGAAACGTCCCTCAAAAACCTGGAGGAGAAGATTCGCCACCGAGAGCAGGAGTCGGGCTCCAGCCAGGACCTCTAccaggagaagctgaaggaggCGCAGATGCTGAGCGCGGAAGTGGAGCGGCTGGAGCAGAAGTGCCGGGAGCAGCAGGACGCCATCGCTGGGCTGGAGAAAGCCGTGGCTGAAGGCCGAGCTGCAGCATCGCAACAGCAGCAAGTGGAGCTGGAGGTGGCACGGAGGGAAGCAGCGCAGCACCGGGACATGGCGGCGGAGCTGCAGAGGATGCTGGAGGCCTCGCGCTCAGCTCAGGCCCTGCAGGATGGTGCCATGGAGAACctgaggaaggagctgcaggacaAGAGCAAGGAGCTGGCACTGAGCAGAACGGCCGCGGCTGCAGCCGAGAAGGAGGCGGCGTCACTGCGTGCTGCGGCGCAGGAGAAGGgccagcaggaggagggctggaaggagcagctgtCACAGTGCATCCAGGAGCTGGAGAGGAAGAACAgcctgctgggcagcctggagcACGAGGTGTCCATCCTGCACCGGCAGCTGAGCGAGAAGGAGGCCGAGAGCAAGGAGCTGAAGCGCCTGATTGTGGCCGAGGCGGAGAAGAGCAAGAAGCTGGAGGAGAGGCTGCGGGTGCTGCAGACCGAGATGGCCACGGCCGCGTCGCGGGCGGCCGAGCGCTGCTCGCTGATGAAGGTGGAGGTGCAGCGGTgccaggaggagatggagaagcaACGAATGACCATCGAGGCGCTGAAAAGGGACCGGCACTGTCAGAGCGAGCGCGAGGAGGAGCTGCGGCAGGAGGTGAAGGTCTGCCAGGACAAGTGCTTCCAGAAGGagcagctcctctcctccctgcagcaggagctgggcagcgCTCAGGCCTTGGCCGGGGAGGTGGTGCCGCTCAAACACttgtgccagcagctgcaagCTGAGCGCGCGTCGCTGGAGAGCAAACACCGCGACGACCTGGAGCAGAGGGCGAAGGCCAGCAACGcgctgcaggcagagctggccCGGGCCAGGATGGAGGCGGCCGAGCTGCCGGCCCTGCGCGACAAAGCAGCCGAGCAGGAGCGAGCGCTGCAGCGGCTGCAGAAGGAGGCGGCGAGCTCCAGCGAGAGGCTGGCGGCGCTGCAGGCGGCCAACAGCCGCATGGAGGAGGAGAACAGGGCGCTGAGCGAGAGCCTGAGCCGCGGGCAGCAGCGCGTGGATGCGGAGCTGGGGCAGGAGAGGGAGAAACACACGCGGGAGCTGGAGCGCGTGAGGATGGAGGCAGAGAAGGCGACGGCCAACAGCaggaaggaggctgaggaggcGGCCAGGAAACTGGAGGTGATGAGCAATAAGTACGAGAACGCCAAGGGGAAGGTGCTGGAGGAGAGGCAGAAGTTccaggaggagaagcagaagctggTGGCGCAG gtggagcagctggagggatTTCAGAGAGAACAAGCAAAGCaggtaacacacacacacagcatcagCTGCTTAAATGGTgatgg GGTGCTATGGGTGGGGATGCTCAGGGTGCTATGGGTGCTCAGTGCTATGGGTGGGGATGCTCAGGGTGCTATGGGTGCTCAGTGCTATGGGTGGGGATGCTCGGGGTGCtttgctgtggggctgggggtggttCTGACCCACTCCCTCCCATGGCAGGTGCTGGAAGGGGAGCTGCAAAGCGAGGCCACGCGGCAGCAGGAGAAGGTGGcggagctgcaggagctgctggcgCAGAAGGAGCAGGCGGCCGAGCACTACAAGGCACAGATGGAAAAGGCCAAAACTCACTACGACgccaagaagcagcagaaccTGGAGCTGGCGGAGAAGCTGCAGGCgatggagcagctgcagcaggagaacaAGGAGCTGAGGACGGAGTCGGAGCGTCTGaacaaggagctgcagcagagcgcaatgagagcacagcaggcagagctgagctgcagggagctgagcaccAGGGTGCAGGGCATGGAGGAGCAGGTGGGAACAGGCACAATCAGACCCCCCCATTATACAgacccacccccccccattatccAGCCCCCCTTCATTATACAGACCCCCCCATTATACAgacccacccccccccattatcca GTGGAGGAGCTGAACAAGAAGCTGGCACAGCACGAGAAAACCACGCggagccagcagcagagagTTAAG CAAGGGGAGGAATGGGGGGATATTAACAGCACCATGAGCAAG AAGGAGCCGGCCATGGAGGAGCCGGGTGCTGCAGATTCATCCTTCACCAGCCTCGTGTCGGATCAGCCCCACGTTGCCGCCCGGTCGCGCTCTCGGCTGCGCTCTGCTCGCTCCGCTCGCTCCCTGGCCAGCTTCTCGTCGCAGGATTCCCTGTCCAAGCTGGATTCATCCTCCCCTCAGGATCCGTCGGGTCACGCCGCGTTGCTCAGCCTGCCCGGATACCGGCCGGCCACGCGCAGCGCGTTGCGGCGCTCGCAGGCGGGGAGCAGCTCCAGTCTgg GTCGCAGCAGCATCTACCTGGGGACGTGCCAGGATGAACCGGAGCAGTTGGACGATTGGAGCCGCATCGCTGAGCTGCAGCAACGCAACCGGGCCTGTCCACCGCACCTAAAGACATGCTACCCACTGGAGAACAGG CCCTCCGACGTGCTGGGCACCATCACGGACGAGGAGATGAAGACGGGTGACCCGACGGAGACGCTGCGCCGCGCCAGCATCCAGCCCTCGCAGCTCACGGAGGGGGGGGCCGCCCGCCGCCGCACCACGTTGGGAGGGGGGGGCTGGGCTCACGGCGGCATCACCACCCGGCAGCAGCGCAAACGGCTCTCGGATGAGTCACACCAGGGTCCCGACACCCCCGAGGTGAGAACAGACCCCCAAAAAGATCAGGGTGTGATGTGA